One genomic region from Candidatus Endomicrobiellum trichonymphae encodes:
- a CDS encoding sugar phosphate nucleotidyltransferase — protein sequence MFWAAGAGKRLRLLTIDIPKPMIPILRKPALYHTFLNLKKNGFDSVCVNLYPSS from the coding sequence TTGTTCTGGGCGGCAGGTGCAGGGAAAAGACTTAGACTGCTGACGATTGATATTCCAAAACCGATGATTCCCATTTTGAGAAAACCTGCTTTATACCATACGTTTTTAAACCTTAAGAAGAACGGGTTTGACAGCGTTTGTGTAAATCTATATCCATCATCCTGA
- a CDS encoding glycosyltransferase family 9 protein, with protein sequence MLNYKERNISKFGLDKEDKYITFQHGWGNKGYITGMSGRYTKIWETKNWKRLLENIRRELKKFKIVQVGINSDYLEETDLYLNGKTSFDELCSVIKYSALHIDTDGGCMHVAETLNVK encoded by the coding sequence GTGCTAAATTATAAAGAGCGGAATATTTCAAAATTCGGGTTGGATAAAGAAGATAAGTACATAACTTTCCAGCACGGCTGGGGAAATAAGGGTTATATCACCGGCATGAGCGGGCGATATACAAAAATATGGGAAACGAAAAACTGGAAAAGATTGTTGGAAAATATAAGGAGAGAATTAAAAAAATTTAAGATAGTTCAAGTCGGTATAAACAGTGATTATCTGGAAGAGACGGATTTGTATTTAAACGGAAAAACTTCTTTTGACGAGCTTTGCTCAGTTATTAAATACTCGGCGCTTCATATTGATACTGACGGCGGCTGCATGCATGTCGCTGAGACTTTGAATGTTAAATGA
- the recA gene encoding recombinase RecA — translation MAKDEKLKALDLALSQIEKDFGKEAIMRLGEKHSKERVDSIPTGALPLDIAIGIGGIPRGRIIEIYGPESSGKTTLALCMVAEAQKLGGIAAYIDAEHAMDPEYAQKLGVDINNLLISQPDSGEQGLEIADKLIRSGAVDIIVVDSVAALVPKAEIEGEMGDSFVGLQARLMSQALRKLTSNISKSKTSIVFINQLRQKIGVMWGSPETTPGGLALKFYSSVRLDIRRIESIKKGDEILGNRVRVKVVKNKVAAPFKQAEFEIIFGQGIDKLGYLIDMGVNDGIIEKAGAFFSYNGERLGQGRDNVKTYLSENSAVAGEIEAKIREKILGEDEKKEYVEKVESIKEKSFKSVKK, via the coding sequence ATGGCAAAAGATGAGAAGCTTAAAGCGTTGGATTTAGCTCTTTCGCAGATTGAAAAAGATTTTGGGAAAGAAGCAATTATGAGGCTTGGTGAGAAACATTCTAAGGAAAGGGTTGATTCAATACCGACAGGCGCTCTTCCTCTTGATATAGCTATTGGTATAGGAGGAATACCGCGCGGGAGAATAATTGAAATTTACGGCCCGGAATCGTCGGGGAAAACAACTCTGGCTTTATGTATGGTTGCCGAAGCGCAAAAACTCGGCGGTATTGCGGCATATATCGATGCAGAACATGCAATGGATCCTGAGTATGCGCAAAAACTGGGCGTAGATATAAACAATCTTCTAATATCGCAGCCGGATTCAGGCGAACAAGGTCTTGAAATTGCGGATAAACTTATACGTTCCGGAGCGGTTGATATTATAGTTGTCGATTCCGTAGCGGCTCTTGTTCCTAAAGCCGAAATTGAGGGTGAAATGGGAGATTCTTTCGTAGGTCTTCAGGCAAGACTTATGAGTCAGGCTCTTAGAAAACTTACCTCAAATATTTCCAAATCAAAAACTTCAATAGTATTTATAAATCAGCTGAGACAAAAAATAGGAGTGATGTGGGGAAGTCCCGAAACAACTCCCGGAGGGCTTGCTCTCAAATTTTACTCTTCGGTAAGGCTCGATATAAGAAGAATTGAATCAATTAAAAAAGGCGACGAAATTTTAGGCAACAGAGTAAGGGTTAAAGTTGTGAAAAATAAAGTTGCCGCTCCTTTTAAGCAGGCTGAATTTGAAATAATTTTCGGGCAGGGCATTGATAAGCTCGGATATCTGATAGATATGGGTGTAAATGACGGAATAATTGAAAAGGCGGGAGCATTTTTCAGTTATAATGGCGAAAGACTCGGACAGGGAAGAGATAACGTGAAAACTTATTTATCTGAAAATTCTGCAGTTGCCGGAGAGATAGAAGCTAAAATAAGAGAAAAAATTTTAGGAGAAGATGAGAAAAAAGAATATGTTGAAAAAGTAGAATCTATAAAAGAAAAATCTTTTAAATCTGTCAAAAAATAA
- a CDS encoding DUF2779 domain-containing protein, which translates to MRYINKTAFINYLSCPTLGWMTRRNMLPKLTCSRNELLRLEGRKIRNISWQLFSNAVEVGRLGIYDAVLYTKELLLDPGVKTICGASFVAGGYFTKVDILQKLDDNSWHLFEVKSGNKYKVKYARDISFKAMVLAKSGLDVSKATILCLSNDYRLGMDISQLFKRLDCTEKVKSKVQKFLILSDEVLENIESENMPEPYLKRNCKNCLVFDGCISKDIKNHIFDLPRLSVLAIEKLITAGVDMIDKIPADFELSRMQQIVKNCVLTNTNYVSENLKTEMNNIKQPFYYLDFESVMTIMPLYRDIAPHMQFLTQFSIDRTDDAGNILDHYEYIADQTKDCRREVAERLIKCLGEEGNVITYANFERICISNLARLFSDLGEKLNKITERIVDLELILKKNYYDINFHGRSSIKKVLPVLVPEMNYADLEIGDGGNAAASFAFMAMGLYDDKKIEETKKNLLKYCARDTLAMVKIHQFLKTVVF; encoded by the coding sequence ATGAGATATATAAATAAAACTGCTTTTATCAACTATTTGAGCTGTCCTACTTTGGGTTGGATGACAAGAAGAAATATGCTTCCAAAACTTACCTGTTCTAGAAATGAACTTCTGAGGCTTGAGGGGAGAAAGATACGTAATATTTCATGGCAACTTTTTTCGAACGCGGTAGAAGTCGGAAGACTTGGAATCTACGATGCGGTATTATATACTAAAGAGTTGCTTTTGGATCCCGGCGTTAAAACAATTTGTGGAGCTTCTTTTGTTGCAGGCGGTTATTTTACAAAAGTTGATATACTGCAAAAACTTGATGACAATTCATGGCATTTATTTGAGGTTAAGTCAGGCAACAAATATAAAGTTAAATACGCTCGCGACATATCTTTTAAAGCAATGGTTTTGGCTAAATCAGGACTCGATGTAAGTAAAGCTACTATTCTTTGTTTATCAAATGACTATCGTCTCGGAATGGATATATCACAGCTTTTTAAAAGATTGGATTGTACTGAAAAAGTTAAGTCGAAAGTTCAGAAATTTTTAATTCTTTCAGATGAGGTTCTTGAAAATATTGAATCTGAAAATATGCCGGAACCTTATTTGAAAAGAAATTGTAAGAACTGTCTGGTGTTTGACGGCTGCATAAGTAAAGATATAAAAAACCATATATTTGACCTGCCGAGACTTTCAGTTCTTGCGATAGAGAAATTAATAACTGCGGGTGTGGATATGATTGATAAAATTCCAGCTGATTTTGAACTTTCGCGAATGCAGCAGATAGTTAAAAACTGCGTTTTAACAAATACAAATTATGTATCGGAAAATTTAAAAACAGAGATGAATAATATAAAGCAGCCTTTTTATTATCTCGACTTTGAGTCGGTGATGACTATAATGCCGTTATATCGGGACATTGCTCCGCATATGCAGTTTTTGACGCAGTTCTCAATAGATAGAACCGATGATGCAGGAAATATATTGGATCATTATGAGTATATTGCGGATCAGACAAAAGACTGTCGTCGTGAAGTTGCAGAAAGACTTATTAAATGTTTGGGCGAAGAAGGCAATGTTATAACCTATGCGAATTTTGAACGTATTTGCATATCTAATCTTGCGAGACTTTTTTCTGATTTAGGTGAAAAACTTAATAAAATAACCGAAAGGATTGTCGATTTGGAACTGATCTTAAAAAAAAATTATTATGACATAAATTTTCACGGTCGTTCGTCTATTAAGAAAGTTCTTCCGGTACTAGTTCCTGAAATGAATTATGCAGATTTGGAAATAGGAGACGGCGGAAATGCCGCTGCCTCTTTTGCTTTTATGGCGATGGGACTCTATGATGATAAAAAAATTGAAGAAACAAAAAAAAACTTGCTGAAATATTGCGCCCGAGATACGTTGGCTATGGTAAAAATCCATCAATTCTTAAAGACTGTTGTCTTTTGA
- a CDS encoding DNA methyltransferase → MTKQIKRDLKFKMKETVFSDLNFNKIASDRDFKEDSVREVIISPILKKLGYAQENIVRSRTLQHPFLKVGSKKRAVNLIPDYVLKVGNNCAWVLDAKAPDQKVINSDNVEQVYSYAAHREISSTYFALCNGLEFSVFRTSFSTDGKPVLYFKLENIDENWEKLITLLSPASFQTGKRFYYEPRETTGLYENQFDYVNRLLLEEIPVKKRAAKRHFGVHGYFTKQSWNIVAEYIKNYSKPGDLVLDPFGGSGVTAVEALMNGRKAINIDLNPMAIFLVKSLLMTTIVRQSDLAQAFEEVKDEYVKKEPKTKEEIEKALKKYPGPKKLALPKGSDVDTVDKLFSDIQMVRLALLKSIIKKQKNENIKSSLLLMFSGLVTRVNLTYHASSYVKTENGGNVAAFQYYRYRIAPVPKDVNFIKTFELRYKKVSEAKKEMEYFINDKTISNVQILKGTAADLSFWDNESEFRYGYS, encoded by the coding sequence GTGACGAAACAGATAAAAAGAGACTTAAAGTTTAAAATGAAAGAAACTGTATTTTCTGATCTCAATTTCAACAAAATAGCTTCTGATCGTGATTTTAAGGAAGATAGTGTTAGAGAAGTTATAATTTCGCCTATACTGAAAAAACTTGGATATGCGCAGGAAAACATTGTCCGCAGTAGAACTTTGCAGCATCCTTTTTTAAAAGTTGGGAGTAAAAAGAGAGCTGTAAACCTTATACCTGATTATGTTTTAAAAGTAGGGAATAATTGCGCATGGGTTTTAGATGCAAAAGCGCCGGATCAAAAAGTTATAAATAGCGATAATGTAGAGCAAGTTTACAGTTATGCTGCGCACCGTGAAATAAGCAGCACATATTTTGCGCTTTGCAACGGCTTAGAGTTTTCAGTTTTTAGGACTTCTTTCTCAACAGACGGCAAGCCTGTTTTATATTTTAAACTTGAAAATATAGATGAAAATTGGGAAAAACTGATAACTTTGCTGTCTCCTGCAAGTTTTCAAACAGGCAAAAGGTTTTATTATGAACCGAGAGAAACGACTGGATTATATGAAAATCAGTTTGATTATGTCAACAGACTTCTGCTTGAAGAAATACCAGTAAAAAAACGAGCCGCAAAAAGACATTTCGGCGTTCACGGATACTTTACAAAACAGAGCTGGAATATAGTAGCCGAATATATTAAAAACTATAGCAAGCCCGGCGATTTAGTGCTTGATCCTTTTGGCGGAAGCGGAGTTACTGCCGTTGAAGCCTTGATGAACGGGAGAAAAGCTATAAATATAGATTTGAATCCTATGGCGATTTTTTTAGTGAAGTCATTGCTTATGACTACGATTGTTAGACAATCTGATTTAGCGCAGGCATTTGAAGAAGTGAAGGACGAGTATGTTAAAAAAGAACCAAAAACAAAAGAAGAAATTGAAAAAGCGTTGAAGAAATATCCGGGACCAAAAAAACTTGCGCTACCCAAGGGTTCAGACGTCGATACTGTTGACAAGCTATTCAGCGACATACAAATGGTGCGGCTTGCGTTATTAAAATCAATAATAAAAAAGCAGAAAAATGAAAATATTAAAAGTTCATTATTATTGATGTTTTCAGGACTGGTCACAAGAGTTAATTTAACTTATCATGCTTCAAGCTATGTAAAAACAGAAAATGGCGGCAATGTTGCTGCATTTCAGTATTATCGATATAGGATAGCTCCAGTTCCTAAAGATGTGAATTTCATTAAAACTTTTGAACTTCGCTATAAAAAGGTAAGCGAGGCAAAAAAAGAAATGGAATATTTTATAAATGATAAAACAATTTCAAACGTACAGATTTTAAAAGGTACGGCGGCAGATTTATCTTTTTGGGATAATGAAAGCGAATTTAGGTATGGATATAGCTGA
- a CDS encoding PHP domain-containing protein: MDNVGAANLYVDMHIHTNYSDGVFAPKEVVEYASKMKLAAISITDHDCVDGIDEALEIASKTGLEIVPGIELSSEVILDSQKSEMHILGYYIDYKSEKLKKTLTVFRKARYERAVEIFEKLKKSGAELKDDSFFKKIEDKVIGRLHFAKALVEEKLVGSVNEAFQRYLSKGKLAYVPTKCSISAHNAIKLILNAGGIPVMAHPYYIHYNDENMFKSFIKDGLMGIEAWHIKHSGNTVKKFLSLAEKFNLIATGGSDCHGPHKKEHHIIGKMRVPYSVVENLKRIKEKMVGS, from the coding sequence ATGGATAATGTTGGTGCCGCTAATTTATATGTTGATATGCATATTCATACTAATTATTCTGACGGTGTATTTGCTCCTAAAGAAGTGGTTGAGTATGCCTCTAAAATGAAGCTTGCCGCAATAAGCATAACAGATCATGACTGTGTGGACGGTATTGATGAAGCTCTGGAAATTGCATCAAAAACTGGTCTTGAAATTGTTCCCGGAATTGAATTGTCATCTGAAGTTATATTGGATTCGCAGAAGAGCGAGATGCATATTTTAGGATATTATATAGATTATAAATCAGAAAAATTAAAAAAAACTTTGACTGTTTTTAGGAAAGCAAGGTATGAAAGAGCTGTTGAAATCTTTGAAAAGCTTAAAAAGAGCGGCGCTGAATTGAAAGATGACAGTTTTTTTAAAAAGATTGAAGATAAGGTTATAGGAAGACTGCATTTTGCCAAAGCGCTGGTTGAAGAAAAGCTTGTTGGAAGCGTTAATGAAGCATTTCAAAGATATTTGTCTAAGGGAAAACTGGCTTATGTGCCTACTAAATGTTCTATATCGGCGCATAATGCAATAAAACTTATTTTAAATGCCGGCGGAATTCCTGTTATGGCACATCCTTATTATATTCACTATAATGATGAAAATATGTTTAAATCGTTTATAAAAGACGGACTTATGGGTATTGAAGCTTGGCATATAAAACATTCGGGAAATACTGTGAAAAAATTTTTGAGTCTTGCCGAAAAGTTTAATCTTATTGCAACGGGTGGGTCAGATTGCCACGGTCCGCACAAAAAAGAACATCATATTATTGGCAAAATGAGAGTGCCTTATTCCGTTGTGGAAAATCTTAAGAGAATAAAAGAAAAGATGGTTGGGAGTTAG